In a single window of the Chaetodon trifascialis isolate fChaTrf1 chromosome 19, fChaTrf1.hap1, whole genome shotgun sequence genome:
- the churc1 gene encoding protein Churchill, whose product MCNGCVQKEYPDRGNTCLENGSYLMNYLGCANCHQRDFVLISNKTTEDDDEEEIVTYDHVCKNCDHVIARHEYTFSVVDEYQEYTMLCMLCGKAEDSISVLPDDPRQSAPLF is encoded by the exons ATGTGTAACGGCTGTGTGCAAAAAGAATATCCGGACCGG GGCAACACTTGTCTGGAGAATGGCTCTTACCTGATGAACTACCTGGGCTGTGCCAACTGCCATCAGAGGGACTTTGTGCTGATCAGCAATAAAACcacagaggatgatgatgaagaggagataGTCACATATGACC ATGTTTGTAAAAACTGTGACCACGTCATCGCCAGGCACGAATACACGTTCTCCGTTGTTGATGAGTATCAG GAGTACACTATGctctgcatgctgtgtggaaaaGCAGAGGACTCCATCAGTGTGTTGCCAGATGACCCCAGACAGTCTGCGCCTCTCTTTTAG